A portion of the Pectobacterium brasiliense genome contains these proteins:
- the potF gene encoding spermidine/putrescine ABC transporter substrate-binding protein PotF, which produces MFTQRKKWLSGVVTGLLMAASVTASAEEKTLHVYNWSDYIAPDTLANFQKETGIKVVYDVFDSNEVLEGKLMAGSTGFDLVVPSASFLERQLSAGVFQPLDKSKLPNYKNLDPELMKLIAQHDPENKYALPYLWATTGIGYNVEKVKAALGADAPVDSWDLVLKPENLEKLKSCGVSFLDAPEEIFATVLNYQGKDPNSTKPGDYTTSATDLLLKLRPSIRYFHSSQYINDLANGDICVAVGWAGDILQAGNRAKEAKNGVNIQYSIPKEGALAFFDVLAIPKDAKNLDEAYAFLDYLMKPEVMAGISNHVYYASGNLASLPLVNAEIRNNPGVYPPADVRAKLFTLKVQSPQIDRTRTRAWTKVKSGK; this is translated from the coding sequence ATGTTCACCCAACGTAAAAAATGGCTATCGGGTGTTGTTACCGGCTTGCTGATGGCCGCGTCCGTCACCGCATCTGCGGAAGAGAAAACGCTGCATGTTTATAACTGGTCCGACTATATCGCACCGGACACGTTAGCTAATTTCCAGAAAGAAACCGGTATTAAGGTCGTCTATGACGTGTTTGACTCCAACGAAGTGTTGGAAGGCAAGCTCATGGCGGGCAGCACGGGTTTTGATCTGGTCGTGCCTTCTGCCAGCTTCCTGGAACGCCAGCTCTCTGCGGGAGTTTTTCAGCCATTAGACAAGAGCAAGTTACCGAATTACAAAAATCTGGATCCTGAGCTGATGAAGCTGATTGCGCAGCACGATCCAGAGAATAAATATGCCCTGCCTTACCTGTGGGCGACCACGGGCATCGGCTATAACGTTGAGAAAGTGAAAGCCGCGCTGGGTGCCGATGCACCGGTTGACAGCTGGGATCTGGTTCTGAAGCCGGAGAACCTGGAAAAACTGAAAAGCTGCGGCGTCTCCTTCCTGGATGCACCGGAAGAGATCTTTGCAACCGTGCTGAACTATCAGGGTAAAGATCCGAACAGCACGAAACCGGGTGATTACACCACGTCAGCGACCGACCTGCTGCTGAAACTGCGTCCGAGCATTCGCTACTTCCATTCATCGCAGTACATCAACGACCTGGCAAACGGCGATATCTGCGTCGCAGTAGGTTGGGCGGGCGATATCCTGCAGGCTGGAAACCGTGCGAAGGAAGCGAAGAACGGGGTGAATATCCAGTACAGCATTCCGAAAGAAGGCGCGTTGGCATTCTTTGATGTCCTCGCTATTCCAAAAGATGCTAAAAATCTGGATGAAGCCTATGCGTTTCTGGATTACCTGATGAAGCCGGAAGTGATGGCGGGAATCAGTAACCATGTGTATTACGCGAGCGGTAATCTGGCATCCTTGCCGTTGGTGAACGCAGAGATTCGTAATAACCCGGGCGTTTATCCGCCGGCGGATGTGCGTGCCAAACTGTTTACGCTCAAGGTGCAATCTCCTCAGATTGACCGTACTCGTACGCGTGCATGGACTAAGGTTAAAAGCGGCAAGTAG
- the potG gene encoding putrescine ABC transporter ATP-binding subunit PotG, producing the protein MNDAIPRPQSKPQKAATPLLEVRNLTKSFDGQAAVDDVSLTIYKGEIFALLGASGCGKSTLLRMLAGFELPTQGQIFLDGQDLSLVPPYQRPINMMFQSYALFPHMTVEKNIAFGLKQDKLPRAEIKARVEEMLSLVHMQEFANRKPHQLSGGQRQRVALARSLAKRPKLLLLDEPMGALDKKLRDRMQLEVVDILERVGVTCVMVTHDQEEAMTMAGRIAIMNRGKFVQIGEPEEIYEHPNTRFSAEFIGSVNMFEGILQERQDDALIIKSPGLVHPLKVDSDVSVVDGVPVYIALRPEKIMLCEEVPADGCNFAVGEVVHIAYLGDLSIYHVRLNSGQIISAQLQNAYRYRKGTPTWGDEVRLCWDADSCVVLTV; encoded by the coding sequence GTGAATGACGCGATCCCCCGCCCTCAATCAAAACCTCAAAAAGCAGCCACACCGCTGCTGGAAGTGCGTAACCTGACGAAGTCGTTCGACGGTCAGGCCGCCGTCGATGATGTCAGTCTGACTATTTATAAAGGCGAAATTTTTGCGCTGCTGGGGGCATCCGGCTGTGGGAAATCCACGCTGCTGCGTATGCTGGCCGGTTTTGAACTTCCCACGCAGGGGCAGATTTTTCTGGATGGTCAGGATTTGTCGTTGGTGCCGCCTTACCAGCGTCCCATCAATATGATGTTCCAGTCTTATGCGCTGTTCCCACACATGACGGTGGAAAAGAATATCGCGTTTGGTCTGAAGCAGGACAAACTGCCGCGTGCCGAAATCAAAGCTCGTGTGGAAGAGATGTTGTCGCTGGTGCACATGCAGGAGTTCGCCAATCGTAAACCGCATCAGCTTTCTGGCGGTCAACGCCAGCGTGTTGCGCTGGCTCGTAGTCTGGCGAAGCGCCCTAAACTGCTGTTGCTTGACGAACCGATGGGCGCGCTGGACAAAAAATTGCGCGACCGCATGCAGCTTGAAGTCGTCGATATTCTGGAACGTGTGGGCGTGACCTGCGTGATGGTAACGCACGATCAGGAAGAAGCTATGACGATGGCTGGCCGTATTGCCATTATGAATCGCGGTAAGTTCGTACAAATTGGCGAGCCGGAAGAGATTTATGAGCACCCGAACACGCGTTTCAGCGCGGAGTTCATCGGCTCGGTCAATATGTTTGAAGGGATCTTGCAGGAACGTCAGGACGATGCGCTGATCATCAAAAGCCCCGGACTCGTGCATCCGCTGAAGGTGGATTCGGATGTCTCGGTGGTCGATGGCGTTCCGGTCTACATCGCGTTGCGTCCTGAGAAAATCATGCTGTGCGAAGAGGTGCCGGCTGATGGCTGTAACTTCGCGGTAGGGGAAGTGGTGCATATCGCCTATCTGGGCGACCTGTCGATTTACCACGTCAGGCTGAACAGCGGGCAAATCATCAGCGCACAGTTACAAAATGCCTACCGCTATCGCAAAGGCACGCCGACCTGGGGAGATGAGGTTCGGCTGTGTTGGGATGCCGATAGCTGTGTGGTTCTGACGGTGTAG
- the potH gene encoding putrescine ABC transporter permease PotH — translation MTLFPEHNTAEPPGKARLWLRVLMARWRQKHGRKLVIALPYLWLLLLFMLPFLIVFKISLAEMARAIPPYTDLVSWLDGKLDISLNLGNYLHLLDDPLYFDAYMQSLQVAAVSTLCCLLIGYPLAWAVAHSKPSTRNILLLLVILPSWTSFLIRVYAWMGILKNNGILNNFLLWLGVIDEPLVILHTNLAVYIGVVYSYLPFMVLPIYTALMRLDYSLVEASLDLGARPLKTFFSVIVPLTKGGIIAGSMLVFIPAVGEYVIPELLGGPDSIMIGRILWQEFFNNRDWPVASAVAVVMLLLLIMPIIWFHKHQSKTAEGEA, via the coding sequence ATGACTTTATTTCCCGAACATAACACGGCGGAACCACCGGGCAAGGCCAGACTCTGGCTCCGTGTACTGATGGCGCGCTGGCGTCAAAAACACGGACGTAAGCTGGTCATCGCGCTGCCATATCTGTGGCTGCTGCTGCTGTTCATGCTGCCGTTTCTGATCGTGTTCAAAATCAGTCTTGCAGAGATGGCGCGGGCGATCCCGCCTTATACCGATCTGGTCTCGTGGCTGGACGGCAAGCTGGATATTTCCCTGAACCTTGGGAACTACCTGCATTTGTTGGACGATCCGCTGTATTTCGATGCCTATATGCAATCGCTTCAGGTTGCTGCTGTGTCGACGCTGTGCTGCCTGCTTATCGGCTACCCGCTGGCATGGGCAGTGGCGCACAGTAAACCGTCAACGCGTAATATCCTGTTGTTGCTGGTGATTCTGCCATCGTGGACGTCATTCCTGATTCGCGTCTACGCCTGGATGGGGATTCTGAAAAATAACGGTATCCTGAATAATTTCCTGCTGTGGCTAGGTGTGATCGATGAACCGCTGGTTATTCTGCATACCAATTTGGCGGTGTATATCGGCGTTGTGTATTCGTATCTGCCGTTTATGGTGTTGCCAATCTATACCGCGCTGATGCGTCTGGACTATTCGTTAGTGGAAGCATCGTTGGATCTCGGCGCGCGACCGCTGAAAACCTTCTTCAGCGTGATCGTCCCCTTAACGAAAGGTGGCATCATTGCGGGCTCGATGCTGGTCTTTATCCCAGCGGTGGGGGAATACGTGATTCCAGAACTGCTCGGCGGGCCGGATAGCATCATGATTGGCCGTATTCTGTGGCAGGAATTCTTCAATAACCGCGATTGGCCAGTGGCATCTGCCGTTGCCGTCGTCATGCTGTTGCTGTTGATTATGCCGATTATCTGGTTCCACAAACATCAGAGCAAAACGGCGGAGGGTGAAGCGTGA
- the potI gene encoding putrescine ABC transporter permease PotI yields the protein MNNLPVVRSPWRIVILVLCFTFLYAPMLMLVIYSFNSSKLVTVWAGWSARWYVELFHNTAMISAVLLSLTIAAASATMAVILGTIAAVVMVRFGRFRGSNGFAFMLTAPLVMPDVITGLSLLLLFVALGHAIGWPAERGMLTIWLAHVTFCTAYVTVVISARLRELDRSIEEAAMDLGANPLKVFFIITVPMIAPALLSGWLLAFTLSLDDLVIASFVAGPGSTTLPMLVFSSVRMGVNPQINALASLILLVVGIIGFIAWWFMARAEKQRYRDMQKARRG from the coding sequence GTGAATAATTTACCTGTTGTTCGCTCACCGTGGCGTATTGTGATTTTGGTGCTGTGCTTTACGTTCCTCTATGCGCCGATGCTGATGTTGGTGATCTACTCGTTCAACAGCTCCAAGCTGGTGACCGTATGGGCTGGCTGGTCGGCACGTTGGTACGTCGAGCTGTTCCACAATACGGCGATGATCAGCGCGGTGCTCCTGAGCCTGACGATTGCCGCAGCCTCGGCTACGATGGCTGTGATTCTTGGGACGATCGCTGCCGTAGTCATGGTACGTTTTGGCCGTTTCCGTGGTTCTAATGGTTTTGCCTTTATGCTGACAGCACCGCTGGTTATGCCAGATGTAATTACCGGCCTGTCGCTGCTGTTGCTCTTTGTGGCATTGGGGCATGCCATTGGCTGGCCAGCGGAAAGAGGGATGCTCACCATCTGGCTGGCTCACGTCACGTTCTGTACCGCGTATGTCACCGTGGTGATCAGCGCGCGACTGCGTGAGCTGGACCGTTCGATTGAAGAAGCGGCGATGGATCTGGGCGCGAATCCGCTCAAGGTGTTCTTCATTATCACGGTGCCGATGATTGCTCCTGCGCTGCTTTCCGGCTGGCTGCTGGCGTTTACCCTGTCGCTGGACGATCTGGTTATCGCCAGCTTCGTGGCAGGGCCTGGCTCGACAACGCTGCCAATGCTGGTGTTCTCCAGCGTCAGAATGGGCGTTAATCCACAAATTAACGCATTGGCTTCCCTGATATTGTTAGTCGTTGGTATTATTGGGTTTATCGCCTGGTGGTTTATGGCGAGAGCAGAAAAGCAGCGCTATCGTGATATGCAAAAAGCGAGACGCGGCTGA
- a CDS encoding YbjO family protein: MTQRKVYAPVPVMVAGIAIIATRILGILLLVWELGFSDLSGWIGSNAEAWDSTLVLLLSLVVVGVEIRCGFAVLAGANWGRWGYVACQAVVVCYLLLASLSEFMPAIFHISGENNAAVLHQILLQKIPDLLVIVLLFLPRRSKRFFMRQK; encoded by the coding sequence ATGACACAACGCAAAGTTTATGCCCCGGTGCCTGTGATGGTGGCGGGGATTGCGATTATTGCTACCCGCATTTTGGGGATTTTGCTGCTTGTATGGGAGCTCGGGTTCAGCGATTTGAGCGGCTGGATTGGCAGCAATGCGGAAGCCTGGGATTCAACACTGGTGCTACTGCTGTCGCTGGTTGTCGTCGGCGTTGAAATTCGCTGTGGCTTTGCCGTTTTGGCCGGTGCGAACTGGGGACGATGGGGTTATGTTGCCTGTCAGGCCGTCGTGGTGTGTTACCTGTTGCTGGCGTCGCTGAGTGAATTTATGCCAGCGATATTCCATATCTCAGGAGAAAACAACGCTGCCGTGCTGCATCAGATCCTGCTGCAAAAGATCCCAGATCTTCTGGTGATTGTTTTACTGTTTCTACCACGACGCAGTAAGCGTTTTTTTATGCGTCAGAAATAG
- the rlmC gene encoding 23S rRNA (uracil(747)-C(5))-methyltransferase RlmC: protein MHCARYSTGTCRSCQWLEKAYPQQLSDKQQHLEGLLQPHAVQCWLPVQPSVQSAFRNKAKMVVSGSVERPLLGMLHRDGTAVDLCDCPLYPSTFAPIFDVLKVFIARAGLTPYNVARRRGELKYLLLTESTQHGTFMLRFVLRSETKLPQLRAALPWLQQQLPQLEVISVNIQPVHQAIMEGKTEIILSDAAALAEQFNQVPLYIRPQSFFQTNPQVAAALYATARDWVAELNITSMWDLFCGVGGFGLHCASSEMRLTGIEISAEAIACARRSAEQLGLKQVEFQALDSTQFATAKAEIPDLVLVNPPRRGIGSELCAYLSRMAPDYILYSSCNAESMAKDMTELTNYRALRVQLFDMFPHTAHYEVLTLLKREDG from the coding sequence ATGCATTGTGCCCGCTACAGCACGGGAACCTGTCGTTCCTGCCAATGGCTGGAAAAAGCCTACCCGCAGCAATTGTCTGATAAGCAGCAACATCTTGAAGGGTTGCTGCAACCGCATGCCGTGCAGTGCTGGTTGCCCGTGCAGCCTTCTGTCCAGTCTGCCTTTCGTAATAAAGCCAAGATGGTGGTGAGCGGCAGCGTGGAACGCCCGCTGCTGGGAATGCTACATCGTGATGGAACGGCGGTGGATCTTTGCGATTGTCCACTTTATCCGTCCACCTTCGCTCCGATTTTCGACGTGCTTAAAGTCTTCATTGCTCGGGCGGGGCTGACGCCTTATAACGTGGCTCGACGCCGTGGGGAGCTGAAATATCTGCTGCTGACGGAAAGTACGCAGCACGGCACATTCATGCTGCGCTTTGTCCTACGCTCGGAAACCAAGCTGCCGCAGTTGCGTGCCGCATTGCCCTGGCTACAGCAGCAGTTGCCACAGCTTGAGGTGATATCCGTCAATATTCAGCCCGTGCATCAGGCGATTATGGAAGGGAAAACGGAGATTATCCTGAGTGACGCTGCCGCGTTGGCTGAACAGTTCAACCAGGTGCCGTTGTATATCCGTCCGCAAAGCTTTTTCCAGACCAACCCGCAGGTGGCAGCCGCGCTGTATGCGACGGCTCGCGATTGGGTAGCAGAGCTGAATATTACCAGTATGTGGGATCTGTTTTGCGGGGTAGGGGGTTTTGGCCTGCACTGTGCGTCATCGGAGATGCGTCTGACGGGGATTGAAATCAGCGCCGAGGCGATAGCCTGCGCGCGTCGCTCTGCGGAACAGTTAGGGTTGAAGCAGGTGGAGTTTCAGGCGCTGGATTCCACGCAGTTCGCGACCGCTAAAGCGGAAATTCCGGATCTGGTATTAGTCAACCCACCACGCCGTGGTATCGGCAGTGAACTGTGCGCCTACCTGAGCCGCATGGCACCGGACTATATTCTCTATTCCAGCTGTAACGCTGAAAGCATGGCGAAAGACATGACAGAGCTGACGAATTACCGAGCGCTGCGCGTGCAGCTATTCGACATGTTCCCGCACACGGCACATTACGAAGTGCTGACGTTATTGAAGCGTGAGGATGGCTAA
- the artJ gene encoding arginine ABC transporter substrate-binding protein: protein MKKLVLATLLAGIAFSATAADTIRFASSATYPPFESLDASNEIVGFDMDLAKALCKQMQATCTFTNQAFDSLIPALKFRRYDAVISGMDITPERSKQVAFTQPYYANSAVVIAQKGKFSDFAAMKGKRIGMENGTTHQKYMHDKHPEVQTVSYDSYQNAVLDLKNGRIDGVFGDTAVVNEWIKASPELATVGEHVTDAEYFGTGLGIAVRPDDKALLEKLNKALDAIKADGTYKTINDKWFPQ from the coding sequence ATGAAAAAATTAGTGCTCGCCACGTTATTGGCAGGAATCGCCTTCAGCGCCACCGCCGCAGACACCATCCGTTTTGCATCATCAGCTACCTACCCGCCATTTGAGTCACTGGATGCCAGCAACGAAATCGTCGGTTTCGATATGGATCTGGCGAAAGCGCTGTGTAAGCAAATGCAGGCGACCTGTACATTCACCAATCAGGCGTTTGACAGCCTGATCCCTGCGCTGAAATTCCGTCGCTATGACGCCGTGATTTCCGGTATGGACATCACGCCAGAGCGCAGCAAGCAGGTCGCGTTCACGCAGCCTTACTATGCCAACTCCGCCGTGGTTATCGCGCAAAAAGGGAAATTCAGCGACTTTGCCGCGATGAAGGGCAAACGCATTGGTATGGAAAACGGCACGACGCACCAGAAGTACATGCATGATAAGCACCCGGAAGTGCAAACTGTTTCTTATGACAGCTACCAGAACGCGGTACTGGATCTGAAAAATGGCCGTATTGATGGTGTATTCGGTGATACCGCTGTCGTCAACGAGTGGATCAAGGCGAGCCCTGAACTGGCAACGGTTGGCGAGCATGTGACTGACGCGGAATACTTCGGCACTGGGCTGGGCATCGCCGTTCGCCCCGATGACAAAGCGCTGTTGGAGAAACTGAATAAAGCGCTGGACGCCATCAAAGCGGACGGCACTTATAAAACCATCAACGACAAGTGGTTCCCGCAATAA
- the artM gene encoding arginine ABC transporter permease ArtM, whose amino-acid sequence MLAYLPELVKGLHTSLTLTAVSIVVALVLSLLLTVVLTLKTPVISLLAKGYITLFTGTPLLVQIFLIYYGPGQFTSIQQIPWLWNLLSQPWLCAMVALALNSAAYTTQLFYGAVKAIPAGQWQSCAALGMDQKQTLRILLPFAFKRALSSYSNEVVLVFKSTSLAYTITLMEVMGYSQLMYGRTYDVMVFGAAGIIYLCVNGLLTLLMRWVERRSLAFERRN is encoded by the coding sequence ATGCTCGCTTATTTACCTGAGCTAGTAAAAGGCCTGCATACCAGCCTGACCTTAACGGCGGTCTCCATCGTCGTGGCGCTGGTGTTATCGCTGCTGCTGACTGTAGTGCTGACGCTCAAAACGCCGGTCATATCGCTGTTGGCGAAAGGCTACATTACGCTGTTTACCGGTACGCCGCTGTTGGTGCAAATCTTTCTGATTTACTACGGGCCCGGGCAATTTACTTCTATCCAGCAAATCCCCTGGCTGTGGAACCTGCTTTCACAACCGTGGCTGTGTGCAATGGTGGCACTGGCGCTCAATAGCGCGGCTTATACTACGCAGCTGTTCTATGGTGCGGTAAAAGCGATTCCCGCCGGGCAGTGGCAATCCTGTGCCGCGTTGGGCATGGATCAGAAGCAGACATTACGTATTTTGCTGCCATTTGCGTTTAAACGTGCGCTGTCTTCTTATTCAAATGAAGTGGTGCTGGTGTTTAAGAGTACCTCACTGGCTTACACCATCACCCTGATGGAAGTGATGGGCTACAGCCAGCTGATGTACGGCCGGACGTATGATGTGATGGTGTTTGGTGCAGCAGGGATTATCTACCTGTGCGTCAACGGGTTACTGACACTACTGATGCGCTGGGTTGAACGGCGCTCGCTGGCATTCGAACGCCGCAATTAA
- the artQ gene encoding arginine ABC transporter permease ArtQ, with protein sequence MIEFQPLASAAGMTVGLAVCALVLGLVLAMLFAVWETVRWKAVSWTGTAVVTLLRGLPEILVVLFIYFGSSQLLMMLADGFTLNLFIVQIPVKLDIGMFEISPFLCGVIALALLYAAYASQTLRGALKAVPQGQWESGQALGLSKAAIFFRLIMPQMWRHALPGLGNQWLVLLKDTALVSLISVNDLMLQTKSIATRTQEPFTWYVVAAAIYLIITLLSQYVLKRIELRTTRFERRPS encoded by the coding sequence ATGATTGAATTTCAACCTCTTGCAAGCGCCGCCGGGATGACCGTCGGCCTTGCCGTTTGTGCACTGGTGCTCGGCCTCGTGCTGGCGATGCTGTTTGCCGTTTGGGAAACTGTCCGCTGGAAAGCCGTTAGCTGGACGGGAACCGCCGTCGTGACGCTGTTGCGCGGCCTGCCAGAAATTCTGGTCGTGCTGTTCATCTATTTCGGCTCTTCTCAGCTGCTGATGATGCTGGCAGACGGATTTACCCTGAATCTCTTCATCGTGCAGATTCCGGTAAAACTGGATATCGGCATGTTTGAAATCAGCCCCTTCCTGTGCGGCGTGATTGCGCTGGCGCTGCTGTATGCCGCCTACGCATCCCAAACGCTGCGCGGCGCGCTGAAAGCCGTCCCGCAAGGGCAATGGGAATCGGGTCAGGCGCTGGGACTCAGTAAAGCAGCGATCTTTTTCCGTCTGATCATGCCGCAGATGTGGCGTCACGCCCTGCCGGGATTAGGCAATCAGTGGCTGGTATTGCTGAAAGATACCGCGTTAGTATCGCTGATCAGCGTGAACGATTTGATGCTGCAAACCAAAAGCATTGCGACACGGACGCAGGAGCCATTCACCTGGTACGTTGTCGCGGCGGCGATCTATTTGATTATTACGCTGTTAAGTCAGTACGTGCTGAAACGCATTGAACTGCGCACCACGCGTTTTGAGCGGAGGCCTTCCTGA